In a genomic window of Struthio camelus isolate bStrCam1 chromosome 16, bStrCam1.hap1, whole genome shotgun sequence:
- the LOC138061321 gene encoding PHD finger protein 7-like has protein sequence MRSVPRACIWQTWSKGSAEERAEEKPRRCVAGTLRSAPSTGPASAMKRKAPDSQEQACMLCRRADANADICGPKHEKGGLCVHENCLFLASWLFQRGSRQEGICGFMPMDIKWKIKSAAQKRCFACGERGAAIACQGKGCSRCFHLPCASEHGCVT, from the exons GGTCAGCAGAGGAGCGTGCGGAAGAGAAACCCCGGCGCTGCGTGGCCGGCACTCTCCGGAGCGCTCCGTCGACTGGCCCTGCGTCCGCCATGAAGCGGAAGGCTCCCGActcgcaggagcagg CGTGCATGCTGTGCCGCCGGGCAGACGCCAACGCCGACATCTGTGGGCCGAAGCACGAGAAAGGAGGGCTCTGCGTCCATGAGAACTGCCTG TTCCTGGCCAGCTGGCTCTTCCAGCGCGGGAGCAGGCAAGAAGGCATCTGCGGGTTCATGCCCATGGACATCAAGTGGAAAATAAAGAGCGCAGCGCAGAAG CGCTGCTTTGCTtgcggcgagcgcggggccgccatcgcctgccagggcaagggctgcagccgctgcttccACCTGCCCTGTGCCTCGGAGCACGGCTGCGTCACCTAG